AGTGTCTTATCTTCCAGTTGATTCAGTGACAAACCAACGGTACGCCAAAGATATGGAACAAAGTTATTCAGACAAAGCATACCGTTGGAATCGTGAAAACTACTCTAGCAAACGTCGCTTTGTGGACATTTGGTCTTTTGTATTGACCTTTATGTTCAAATTGTGGCGTTACAACAAATCTTGGAGTTATCCAGGTGGTGTAACGGAAGCAAAACAAGCAGCAAGGCGTAAAGCTCAAGCAATTTGGGTTCGTAACACCCTACTAGATTTAGGCCCGACTTTTATTAAAGTTGGGCAATTGTTTTCGACGCGTGCGGATATATTTCCTAGTGAATATGTTGAGGAGTTATCGAAGCTGCAAGATAAAGTTCCCGCGTTTAGCTATGAGCAAGTAGAAACGATTATCGAGCAAGAACTGGGAAAAAAAATTCCTGAACTTTTCCAAAGTTTTGAACCTATTCCTTTAGCTGCTGCGAGTTTAGGTCAAGTACATAAAGCTGTGCTGCACAGTGGGGAAGCTGTGGTTGTCAAAGTACAGCGTCCTGGACTCAAGAAGTTATTTGAAATAGATTTACAAATTCTCAAAGGAATTGCGCGTTACTTCCAAAACCATCCCAAGTGGGGGAAGGGACGAGATTGGATGGGGATTTATGAAGAATGTTGTCGCATTCTTTGGGAAGAAATCGATTATCTCAGTGAAGGTCGTAACGCTGATACATTTCGCCGGAACTTTCGTGGTTACGACTGGGTGAAAGTTCCCAGAATTTATTGGCGTTACACCTCACCACGGGTTCTAACTTTAGAATATTTGCCGGGAATTAAAATTAGTCAATATGAAGCTTTGGAAGCTGCGGGTTTAGACCGGAAGTTAATTGCGCGTCAAGGCGCTCAAGCTTATTTACATCAATTGCTGAATAATGGCTTTTTTCATGCTGACCCCCATCCAGGTAACATAGCTGTCAGTGCAGATGGTGGTGGTTTGATCTTCTATGACTTTGGCATGATGGGGCGAATTAAGTCCAATATCCGAGAAGGACTGATGGAAACCCTGTTTGGCATTGCCCAAAAAGATGGCGATCGCGTGGTAGAATCACTGGTTAATTTAGGAGCGATCGCACCAGTAGATGATATGGGGCCAGTACGGCGTTCTGTCCAGTATATGCTGGATAATTTTATGGATAAGCCGTTTGAAAACCAATCAGTTGCAGCAATTAGTGATGATCTATACGAAATAGCTTATAATCAGCCATTTAGATTTCCCGCAACTTTCACTTTTGTGATGCGAGCTTTTTCCACTCTAGAGGGAGTAGGTAAGGGCTTAGATCCAGAATTTAATTTTATGGAAGTTGCCCAACCTTATGCAATGCAGCTTATGACAAACATGAATGGCGCTGACAGTAATAGCTTCCTGAATGAATTAAGTCGTCAAGCAGTACAGGTGAGTACGACGGCATTTGGGCTACCACGTAGGCTAGAAGATACCCTAGAAAAATTAGAGCGTGGCGATATGCGTGTGCGCGTGCGTTCCATAGAATCAGAACGTCTGTTGCGGCGACAGGGGAATATTCAACTAGGAATCAGCTATGCTTTGATAATCAGTGGATTTACTCTGTCAGCTACCATTTTATTGGTGAATCATTATGTATGGTTGGCGCTGCTCGCTGGTTTGATTGCAGCAGCAGTCTCAGTAATTCTGATCCGCTTGCTTCTTCGCCTTGATCGTTATGAACGTATGTATTAATTATTGCCTTAAAAAATTATGAAATTGAAATTCACGGGTTTTAGTGATCCGGGACTTATTCGTTCTAGTAACCAAGATGCTTATTATGTCGATCCCGAAGGACGATTTTTTATTGTCGCTGATGGGATGGGCGGTCATGCTGGCGGTGAAGAAGCAAGCCATATTGCAACACGCGAAATTCAAGCCTATTTAGTTGCAAATTGGAATTTGCCTGAATCAGACCCAGAATTACTCGAAAAGGCTTTGTGGCAAGCTAATGAAGCCATTTTGCAGGATCAGCAAAATCATCCAGAACGCGCTGACATGGGTACTACTGTTGTAGTAGTACTTTTTCGCCAAGTAGAAGCTCCTTGGTGCGCTCACATCGGTGACTCTAGATTGTATCGCTTACGTAGGTCACAGCTAGAGCAAATCACTGAAGACCATACTTGGGTAGCAAGAGCAATTAAGGTTGGTGACATCACTCCAGAAGAAGCCAGAATGCACCCCTTCCGCCATGTGTTATCGCGTTGTTTGGGTCGGGAAGACCTAAATCAATTTGATGTGCAACTGCTGAATTTGAGCGCAGGCGATCGCTTATTGTTATGTAGTGATGGTCTCACCGAAGAGCTGATAGACGAAAAGATTGCTGATTATCTGCAACACCCCTCGCTAGAAAAAGCCTCTATTTCCCTGATAGAAGCTGCCAAGGAGCAAGGCGGACACGATAACATCACTGTTGTCATCGTAGAACTACAAAATTGAATTAGCAGACTGTAAATCGTCAATAGTGACTGGTCAAATGTCATTTTGACAAATATTCCTTCATGCTTCAAAGCCACCAGTTGCTGCTTTGCAAAAAGCCTTTGTGGTAGAATTTTTTGTTGCTTATGACATTTGCTTGATCAGGAATTACGCCAGAAACCGAAAAATTAAGGTTTTAGAGAAGGGCGGGAGGATACGCTCACAAACGTAGGTTTTTCGCAGAGTAATGAGTAATAACTCTAAAAATAACGAAATAATCTGAGTTTGATCACCCTATCCCCAAATCTTGGTGCGTAAGTTCTAGCTCTATACGCCATAAAACCGACAATAATCTTTTTCGGTAGTTCCAAAACGGGAAGCCTTGTGAAAAGGCTATCTCTCCCACCTTTTAAGGCAAATTTTTGCCAAATCCAAAATTGCTTGACTCTGAACTTTATTTTTAGTAAATATACTCAGCAATTTGTTCAGCCTGAGCATTTTTATTCTTTACAACTTGATAAAAATACTTTTAACTTCCAAAATTTAGCAGTTGGAGGCTAAGTTTCTATAATTTGTTGAATTGACATCTTGCACCTAATACGATATGGCGCATATAATTCAGGTTTAATACCTTATATTTAACCTTGCACCAATCGCCTTCTCCACACTAGAGAAGCTCAAACTCGGCAAGGCTAAAATTAGGTATTTAATTTCACTATTTGTGAAATTTCCCGGAATATGCCTCAGCATACTTGAGTTGTATACCAGTAGGTTTAGGCAAAAGCTGTTAAAGACCCTAAAAATTTATCCCAAGGGGTGTGGGCAAATAGTCAAACAATTGTTATCTTTCTTAATACGTAGGAACAAATGTAGAGCTACTATTAGCCCTCCAACTATCCCTGGTAGGATAGAAATTCTCCCGCTAAATCTCTTTTTTACGCGTTGTTTTCGGAGTTTACTATGAACCAGCCAATTGAATTATCTTTGGAACAACAATTCAGCATTCGTTCATTTGCTACTCAAGTGCAGCACATGAGCCACGACCAAGCGAAAGACTTTTTAGTCAAACTTTATGAACAAATGGTTGTGCGCGAGGCTACTTACCAAGAGTTGCTCAAGCATCAGTGGGGCTTAGATTCTGGTTCCACTCTGGCATAGCATTATTTTTGTGTCGCAGTGGGCGACCTCCTTCTCTTGCTCGGTTCCAAGAAGGAAAGGAGCTGGGGATGCTGGGGCGTCAACTTTAGTTCAGCAATTGTAAATTGATTGTTTTTAACCTAACTCTATGCCAAGCCAACATAAAGGCTCTACATACTTGTTAAGACTAAATTGTATTGTCGGGGATAAATTAGCAATTATCAAGTAGCCATTACACATAAGTTATGGCTATTTAAGTGGACTAATTTATGTGCTGTATTGGATACATAGCACGATTTGCGTAAATCCAATTAATCTTAGTTGACCACTTGCCATCGCTAATCATTATATTTGCTATAACGCAGGGCTTACAACCGAATATAGATTTTTTGTTATAAAAGTTTACATTTTGCAATCAGCCATATCCTAGCTCGAAAGATCGAGGGGAATGTCTGTAGCCATTGCTTCTAATTTAGATAAGATTTGGGGTTTAATTCTTTCGTATTCACTTTTTAGTACATTCTTACTAAGCTGCGGATCAACTGATGAAGCTGAGATTTGACTTTCTTTTGCCCACTGTTCTAGATTTTGGCGTTGAGCCGTAGCGATACTGCAAAGTAGGATATGAGAACAGCGACTTGGAACTTCCCGCGCAAAGAATAACAATCGATAGTAACCAGTGTTTGCTAGTAATCTAGCTATTTCTTGCCCAAAAGTAGTCTTGAGATCAAGATAGTAAGGCAACCACTTAACGCCGTGCTTACGATTGTAGATAACAGTAATCCACAGTGCCATCGGGTGAGGGGCGGGCAGAAATAGAAATTGATTATAACGATCGCAGGCAAACCTTTTGATAATTTCCCGTTGTGGTAACATCACCCAAAGAGTTGGGACAACTTCGTTATGAAGACGAATCTTTTGGGGAAAAACAATATCGGCAATTGGCTTATTGTCTGGCCAAGAAACAGAGCGCAGAATGTCATCATTGGAAGGTAACACCTGTACATCAGCTTTTGTTTTTGGCTGAACCTCCACAGGCATTGTTAAGCTACGACTAGCTACAGGTTTTGGTGCTGGGTTACTTGGCAGAACGATGGGTGAGCGATAATTTTGTTCGATGGATTCTAAGACCTTCAAGATGTCGCTCACCGTTTGAGGGCGATCGCTTGGTGCTTTAGCCAGACAACTCATGACTAAATTTTGTAACTCTTGGGGAATTTGTAACCCAGGATGAACCTCAGTAAACGAGCGTGGTTCAACAGAGTGATGAGTTTTATACCATGCACCAAAAGAATGAGTGGGTGCTACTAACGGCATCTTGCCTGTCAGCATTTCAAACATCATCACACCTAAACTGTAAATATCTGAGCGATTGTCTAATTCCTTCCCTTCCATCTGTTCAGGAGAAGAATAAGCCAAAGTTCCCAAATAAAATTTTGTCTGGTCTTTATTTCCTTGGAGTAACTTAGCAATCCCAAAATCGAGAATCTTGACTAATTCCCCAAAACTTGAATCTTGAATTACCAGCATATTGCTGGGTTTAATGTCACGATGAATAATTGGGTAAATAGTGCCATCAACTGGTATACCATCATGGGCGCATTGTAACCCCAAGCTGATTTGACGCACCATACTAAAAAATCTGGGTAAAGCTAGATGGTGCTGACGAATAATCTGACTGAGGCTGTGTCCTTGAAGATATTCCATCACGTAAAACGGCGTATTATTTTCATCTACGCCATAATCCATAACTCTTACAATATGAATGCTTTTTTGCCCTAACAAAGCACAGGTTTTCGCTTCTCGCTCAAAGCGTTCTTGTAACCGCATCTTTTCATTTTGAATCGACAGAGCGAGGAACTTGACAGCGACAGGTACACCTCCCAACAAAATATCTTTAGCACGATAAACTCGACCCATTGCTCCAGTACCAATTAATTCCTGAAGCTGATAGCGTTTGCCGAGTAAGCGTCCAATGTTGGGGTCTGACATAAAACATTCGACTCCAAAAGCAGATTGATTGTAAGTGTGTAGGAAAATAAGTGCGTTTAAACTGGCATTTTTGATTTGTCTAGAATTTGTTTCTAAACTCATCACTAAAGTTCAGAAGTAGTATTGAGTCCTCCGAGAACTTCTAGTATTGGCTTGCGGTTTGTAAGCAAATGGTTTTTACAACTGCTGGAAGATGCCAATTCAAATCTACGGAATGGTAGATTCATTCTGAAGTTGGCTAACATTCCGCATTATGATGTTGATTTATTTTTAGTCTGCCCAAATTTGACTAAATAATTATCTATGGTTTCTATTGATTTGCGATCGCTCGTCCTGGTTTCAATCTCCTAGTTTTAACTCTGGGGTTGTACTCAGCAACGCCAGTTGCTTCTCCTCATCGGAGACGCTGCGCGAACAAGTCGGCAGAGCCGCCCAACGCACTGGCTCCTCAGTACTATTTCAGCGGTTGACGTTCTAAGCTGGCTTCCATCGTACTAGTGAGAGAATGACCTGACATAACCCCACAACTTAAATAGTAAGTATCATTGGAAAGACGATAGGCTGTTTCAAAGCCACTGCGACGTTGGCGATCGCTCAGTACCCAATAACGCTGGACAATTGTATCTAGACCAATCCAGCCTTCGCCTTCAATTTGCCCGAAAAGATTATGCTGAAGCAAAAAAGTATACTGGCGTTCGCCTTCGTGCAAACGCCCTTTGTATAGTAAAGAGATTTCCGGGCGATCGCTGCCAGGAAAAATCAGCTTTGTGGCCATTGTGAACCAATTATCTCGATTCCAAGCAACCAAGGTCATACCCTTAACGCTGATTGGCATTCCATTGCGTTCTAGCCAATTGCCTTGTAATGTCCAGCG
This window of the Nostoc sp. HK-01 genome carries:
- a CDS encoding phycobilisome degradation protein, with protein sequence MNQPIELSLEQQFSIRSFATQVQHMSHDQAKDFLVKLYEQMVVREATYQELLKHQWGLDSGSTLA
- a CDS encoding protein-serine/threonine phosphatase produces the protein MKLKFTGFSDPGLIRSSNQDAYYVDPEGRFFIVADGMGGHAGGEEASHIATREIQAYLVANWNLPESDPELLEKALWQANEAILQDQQNHPERADMGTTVVVVLFRQVEAPWCAHIGDSRLYRLRRSQLEQITEDHTWVARAIKVGDITPEEARMHPFRHVLSRCLGREDLNQFDVQLLNLSAGDRLLLCSDGLTEELIDEKIADYLQHPSLEKASISLIEAAKEQGGHDNITVVIVELQN
- a CDS encoding ABC-1 domain-containing protein; this encodes MEQSYSDKAYRWNRENYSSKRRFVDIWSFVLTFMFKLWRYNKSWSYPGGVTEAKQAARRKAQAIWVRNTLLDLGPTFIKVGQLFSTRADIFPSEYVEELSKLQDKVPAFSYEQVETIIEQELGKKIPELFQSFEPIPLAAASLGQVHKAVLHSGEAVVVKVQRPGLKKLFEIDLQILKGIARYFQNHPKWGKGRDWMGIYEECCRILWEEIDYLSEGRNADTFRRNFRGYDWVKVPRIYWRYTSPRVLTLEYLPGIKISQYEALEAAGLDRKLIARQGAQAYLHQLLNNGFFHADPHPGNIAVSADGGGLIFYDFGMMGRIKSNIREGLMETLFGIAQKDGDRVVESLVNLGAIAPVDDMGPVRRSVQYMLDNFMDKPFENQSVAAISDDLYEIAYNQPFRFPATFTFVMRAFSTLEGVGKGLDPEFNFMEVAQPYAMQLMTNMNGADSNSFLNELSRQAVQVSTTAFGLPRRLEDTLEKLERGDMRVRVRSIESERLLRRQGNIQLGISYALIISGFTLSATILLVNHYVWLALLAGLIAAAVSVILIRLLLRLDRYERMY
- a CDS encoding serine/threonine protein kinase, producing MSLETNSRQIKNASLNALIFLHTYNQSAFGVECFMSDPNIGRLLGKRYQLQELIGTGAMGRVYRAKDILLGGVPVAVKFLALSIQNEKMRLQERFEREAKTCALLGQKSIHIVRVMDYGVDENNTPFYVMEYLQGHSLSQIIRQHHLALPRFFSMVRQISLGLQCAHDGIPVDGTIYPIIHRDIKPSNMLVIQDSSFGELVKILDFGIAKLLQGNKDQTKFYLGTLAYSSPEQMEGKELDNRSDIYSLGVMMFEMLTGKMPLVAPTHSFGAWYKTHHSVEPRSFTEVHPGLQIPQELQNLVMSCLAKAPSDRPQTVSDILKVLESIEQNYRSPIVLPSNPAPKPVASRSLTMPVEVQPKTKADVQVLPSNDDILRSVSWPDNKPIADIVFPQKIRLHNEVVPTLWVMLPQREIIKRFACDRYNQFLFLPAPHPMALWITVIYNRKHGVKWLPYYLDLKTTFGQEIARLLANTGYYRLLFFAREVPSRCSHILLCSIATAQRQNLEQWAKESQISASSVDPQLSKNVLKSEYERIKPQILSKLEAMATDIPLDLSS